A genome region from Maniola jurtina chromosome 22, ilManJurt1.1, whole genome shotgun sequence includes the following:
- the LOC123876788 gene encoding protein phosphatase methylesterase 1 — translation MSSLQKTIMKNKLPPRMPRTSGISKLAPFGGARRKDYSPISWKNYFEKYVDVEIAAGVFRVYLSPEPDHAERPRIVTLHGGGYSGLSWALFTEEITSLIHCQVVSMDIRGHGETQAQDCDDLSIDTLVSDVGSVLLKLFGEQMPPLILLGHSMGGAVAVRASHLPALEPYVQGVAVIDVVEGTAMEALASMQSFLRSRPTHFKSIEHAVEWCVRSGQVRNVESARVSMPSQIVNCTTGELATKEIEDYKSAPPSPLLPNSRGVRADVIAEEGEEGDADMRDGDGGEVGHGAEGDAPHFVMPSSVEGGGMRYRWRVDLSRSERHWSGWFLGLSAAFLSTRAPRLLLLASLEGLDRALTVGQMQGKFQMQVLTRCGHAVHEDSPAEVARVLAAFALRHRLTSPTECGERLQLISAPGC, via the exons ATGTCCTCGTTACAGAAGACTATAATGAAGAACAAACTTCCACCCAGAATGCCCAGGACATCTGGTATATCTAA ACTGGCACCGTTTGGTGGGGCTCGGCGGAAGGATTACTCCCCTATATCCTGGAAGAACTACTTTGAGAAGTATGTGGATGTAGAGATAGCGGCGGGGGTGTTCCGCGTGTACCTGTCTCCAGAGCCCGACCACGCGGAGCGGCCAAGGATAGTCACCCTGCACGGGGGAGGATATTCCGGGCTGAGCTGGGCTTTGTTCACA GAGGAGATAACGAGCCTCATACACTGCCAGGTGGTGTCCATGGACATCCGCGGCCACGGGGAGACTCAGGCTCAGGATTGTGATGATCTGAGCATTGACACTTTAGTCAG TGACGTAGGCTCCGTATTGCTGAAGCTGTTTGGTGAGCAGATGCCGCCGCTCATCCTGCTGGGGCACTCCATGGGCGGCGCCGTCGCGGTGCGCGCCTCGCACCTGCCCGCGCTGGAGCCCTACGTGCAGGGTGTGGCGGTCATCGATGTTGTAGAAG GAACAGCAATGGAAGCCCTAGCGAGCATGCAGAGCTTCCTGCGCAGCCGACCCACGCACTTCAAGAGCATAGAACACGCTGTAGAGTGGTG TGTGAGGAGTGGGCAAGTGAGGAACGTGGAGTCGGCGCGAGTGTCCATGCCCAGTCAGATTGTTAA TTGCACAACGGGCGAGCTCGCCACGAAGGAGATAGAAGACTACAAGAGCGCGCCCCCCTCCCCCCTGCTGCCCAACTCGCGCGGCGTGCGCGCTGACGTCATCGCGGAGGAGGGGGAGGAGGGGGACGCGGACATGCGAGATGGGGACGGAGGGGAGGTGGGGCACGGAGCCGAGGGGGACGCGCCGCACTTCGTGATGCCCTCGTCGGTGGAGGGGGGCGGCATGAG GTACCGTTGGCGCGTAGACCTGTCCCGCTCGGAGCGTCACTGGTCGGGCTGGTTCCTGGGACTCTCAGCCGCCTTCCTGTCCACCCGGGCCCCCAGGCTGCTGCTGCTGGCCTCACTCGAGGGCCTCGACCGAGCGCTCACCGTGGGACAGATGCAAG GCAAGTTCCAAATGCAAGTGTTGACGCGGTGCGGCCACGCCGTGCACGAGGACTCTCCCGCCGAG GTGGCGCGAGTGTTGGCGGCCTTCGCGCTCCGACATCGCCTCACATCTCCCACGGAGTGCGGGGAGCGACTACAACTCATTTCCGCGCCCGGATGTTGA